TTTACCCATGGTTTAATGTAAACAGGAAAGAGAAGTACGAGAGTAATGAAAGAGGAGATGCCTTTCTCCGTCTTTGATGCCATCTATATCATCGACCCAGAAGAGGTGAGAGCATGCATAAACCGCTCGACATTGATCAGGCTTCTTTAAAAGCCTTGCTGAGTACTGGTcccaaggaaaaaaaattaagtgttTAGATAGAAATTGAGAAgagacctttttttttaaaatgagaaAGCATTGGCGAAAAAACTGTACCCCGGTTGCTTTATGTGTCAAGGTGTCTCTGTTTTCAACACCAAAGACATTGATCCTTTGCAAGGTTCCAATAATCAGATGAATTGCAGTGACTTGTGCCTTGGAGTCCTATAGTATAATGATACAAAATACACGAGACAGCGAaagtatataaaagttgaggaaGAGAGCTTCTAGTTGGATAAAGTTCACACAGAAAGGAAAATAAATTACCGCGATCTCTTCCTCGTATAGTATGAATGCTTGGGTGAAAAACTCATAAGCAGCAGGCTCAAGATCACAATCACTTGCAGCCTGATCATCAtttccaaaacaataaaaaaaattattgagaatGCTAAGTCGATTACATGTTGCCTACAGGCAAATTCGAAGTTTGTTGATGATCCCATAGATTACCTCAGCGCATTGGAGATAGAGCCTTAGAGCCAGTTCAGGACACGGAACTGAGGAAAGAACCTCGATTGTCTGGAACAAAAAGCACACGTTCAGTGGATTGTAAAATATATTGGGCGTTAAACATGATCTGTCATTAGGAACGTAGTTGTCGAGTAATGCAACTCCTagagaaaaaaatttgaaactaacACACAGCCTGATACTGAAACAAATGTGTTAAGTTTTTGTGGGCAATCGAAGAAACTAATACGTTAAATACACAGTACAGTGCTTTTAGTTAAAAACGTAGAAAAAATATTCCTGCATTGATTATCAAACGATGATCTGAATTCATCAAGGAGATAAACGATTCACGAGAATAAATGTCTAATTTCTGGAATCCAGCCTCTGCGAAGTAACACATGTTCCCTAACTTAGatgtatgtaaaaaaaaaaaagaagctcatAGTACCTGGttgagaatctgaaaaatcttccTTGGGGTGGCTGACACCTCTTCTCCAGTTATATCTCCACCCTGGGAATCTAGCTGCCTGACCAACTGTTGCGGAAACATTTTAGCAACTCTTgaagttaaaaacatttttgctAAAGCAGAAAATCTAGTCCCAGTGGAGTGACCACGTGAAGTGGTCAGACTCAACGATCTGTGTTATATCATATCAGAAAGCATTCCATATAAATGTGTGGACATTAAAATGTGCAATACGATGGAATTCATATAGAACTAAAGACATGGAACTTTGTTTCAGTAACAAGAATTCTCATAGAGAAACAATGAGAGTGTATTTCATTGGGTTTATTTGCAACTGGATACACACACATCCAAACACACTATAGGGGAAAGAAGAGATATACCCTGAGTGCAGAAAAAACAAGTGGGGGAACGGTAAAAGGAAGGCGTCGAGTTCCTCCTGTCATAAGATGCTTTCTCACAACACATATTATCTGCATATCAGTTACGTACCCAGGTAAGCAATTTGGTAACTCATAAGATATGATGTAAAAAACCATGGTCTTATAGccttatagttatatatataacttctgTTAAAGAACGCCAATGAGCATGAAGCCGGCCTGCAGATCACTTTGGGGATGCAGGCGGCTTCAGGGGAGTTGAGCAACAGACTCAGATGTACAGTTTCAAGTAATAAAAACCATGTTAGGTTAAGTGGGCAAGTCACTGTAACAGCTCTATAGATATATACTAAAATCATGGGAAGACAGTAGGTCCGGAAACAAAATGCATATGTATCAGTCGGGCATGATGTTTCACCTTTAGCATCTCCTCTGGTTCTTCATTATCAAGCATATGTATCAGTCGGGCAACTGAATTTTGTTCCTCCTGGAAATCCTCTTCATCAAGCTAAttgcaaacacacacacacacacacacaaaaacatGAGTTGAGGAAAAAGACGCTGGACAAAAGCTAACGAGACCTACTCGTTGCAACCCACGAGGGAGAAACCAAGGAAAAAGTGATCTTACCTCCTCTGTATCGGTTCCATCCAAATCCTTAATAAGTCCTTTAATCAATTCAAACAGCACCTCAACCTAGTGAACACAGATTGACATGTTATTACAGTAGATAAATATATACGTCTTTACGTGAGGAAAGTAGTAAGCATACCTTATCAGCAGTTGAAATACACGAATTGTTTTTCATTATACTTTGAATAATAAGCATCGCCATTACTTTATTCGTTCCATCATcaagatgatccatgacacgCGGGTAATTGGACAGTGTAAGAGCTGTAACTATGTCATTGTATTTTTCTAAAGGAGCGCTCAGAAGTGCAACCACTTGTTTCATTGCACGGGCGTCCTCCAGCTTGGGCACACTGGAAagcttgactacacatgccccCTACAAATTTTGCGGATCAAGAGTTAGTTTAACACCACGACTACACCAGATTCAACTAATCATAAAACTAAACGATGCATCATACaccattcaaaaatat
This Brassica napus cultivar Da-Ae chromosome C6, Da-Ae, whole genome shotgun sequence DNA region includes the following protein-coding sequences:
- the LOC106406283 gene encoding vacuolar protein sorting-associated protein 35B isoform X3 translates to MYKETVLPRVLEQVVNCKDELAQYYLMECIIQVFPDEYHLQTLETLLAACTQLMPTVDTKIVLTQLMDRLSNYAASSPDVLHEFLQVEAFAKLSNAIGKVIETQIEMPIIGAMTLFVSLLTFTLRVHPDRLDYVDQILGACVVKLSSVPKLEDARAMKQVVALLSAPLEKYNDIVTALTLSNYPRVMDHLDDGTNKVMAMLIIQSIMKNNSCISTADKVEVLFELIKGLIKDLDGTDTEELDEEDFQEEQNSVARLIHMLDNEEPEEMLKIICVVRKHLMTGGTRRLPFTVPPLVFSALRLVRQLDSQGGDITGEEVSATPRKIFQILNQTIEVLSSVPCPELALRLYLQCAEAASDCDLEPAAYEFFTQAFILYEEEIADSKAQVTAIHLIIGTLQRINVFGVENRDTLTHKATGYSARLLKKPDQCRAVYACSHLFWVDDIDGIKDGERALLCLRRALRIANAAQEMANATRGSSGPVTLFVEILNKYIYFYEKGNPHITPSDLQSLIELINTEMQSDDNGNRRTHSDPFFTSTLRYIRFQKQKGGLIGDKYDLIKL
- the LOC106406283 gene encoding vacuolar protein sorting-associated protein 35B isoform X2, whose protein sequence is MQGPGTVREKQEKERNELRDLVGKNLHVLGQIEGVDLEMYKETVLPRVLEQVVNCKDELAQYYLMECIIQVFPDEYHLQTLETLLAACTQLMPTVDTKIVLTQLMDRLSNYAASSPDVLHEFLQVEAFAKLSNAIGKVIETQIEMPIIGAMTLFVSLLTFTLRVHPDRLDYVDQILGACVVKLSSVPKLEDARAMKQVVALLSAPLEKYNDIVTALTLSNYPRVMDHLDDGTNKVMAMLIIQSIMKNNSCISTADKVEVLFELIKGLIKDLDGTDTEELDEEDFQEEQNSVARLIHMLDNEEPEEMLKIICVVRKHLMTGGTRRLPFTVPPLVFSALRLVRQLDSQGGDITGEEVSATPRKIFQILNQTIEVLSSVPCPELALRLYLQCAEAASDCDLEPAAYEFFTQAFILYEEEIADSKAQVTAIHLIIGTLQRINVFGVENRDTLTHKATGYSARLLKKPDQCRAVYACSHLFWVDDIDGIKDGERALLCLRRALRIANAAQEMANATRGSSGPVTLFVEILNKYIYFYEKGNPHITPSDLQSLIELINTEMQSDDNGNRRTHSDPFFTSTLRYIRFQKQKGGLIGDKYDLIKL